In Colletotrichum higginsianum IMI 349063 chromosome 3, whole genome shotgun sequence, a genomic segment contains:
- a CDS encoding Mitochondrial chaperone protein — MIYLGKMDFSTLLRGNFTAMAENMTRGKSYTGNTKMMESLLPMLGGQFNPVFRSLLLLYQMIGSNLGIDPTLVLTLVGFFWAANRVARQVYGAVFRLIQENFMSSIHITSTDEIYTHMMKWLALQPLMASSRSLTAETVSKTAWEEEEELEALQTRTIAGSGGGNTEYLNFSNQEAKAPPRYVPAVGVHGFWFRGRYFRLQRKLQNVFDGEANYGTFRKEEDLIVSCFGRSPAPIKQLLLFVKEFYYQDHYARTTIKRPSPAPMRRYGGRYNWSQVANRPVRPMRTVVLDPKQKGQVLADMNEYLHPATPRWYANRGIPLRRGYLFYGPPGTGKTSLSFALAGVFGLDIFVISLLEPTLTEEDLGTLFNSLPRRCVVLLEDIDTAGLSRADEEPEAAPSDGKDSAKSDGDKEERGKKTNKDDWKVSDLARALKKEAKDDKKGISLSGLLNAIDGVASQEGRILVMTTNKPESLDEALIRPGRVDLQVGFTNATPAQATELFQRMYEADGASPAKRIDGHVAPPITVNDGTSSTSSSSFLSASTASPTKSFYADKPLSAELAAEAEKKHQFDSEELRRIAAEFGALIPDGLFSPAEIQGFLLKRKKDPRRALKETAEWVEGMRLQKENRTKVLKVQ, encoded by the exons ATGATATACTTAGGCAAGATGGACTTCTCGACCCTTCTCAGAGGCAACTTTacggccatggccgagaacaTGACCAGAGGGAAATCCTACACTGGCAACACCAAAATGATGGAGAGTCTGCTGCCCATGTTGGGCGGGCAGTTCAACCCGGTCTTTCGGTCCCTGCTTCTGCTATATCAGATGATCGGCTCCAACCTTGGTATCGACCCGACTTTAGTCCTGACACTGGTCGGTTTCTTCTGGGCTGCCAATAGAGTCGCTCGTCAAGTATACGGCGCTGTCTTCCGACTGATCCAGGAAAACTTCATGAGCAGCATTCACATCACTAGCACAGATGAGATTTACACGCACATGATGAAGTGGTTAGCACTGCAGCCGCTGATGGCGAGCTCTCGCTCTTTAACGGCCGAGACTGTAAGCAAGACCGCAtgggaagaggaagaggaactCGAGGCGCTGCAGACGAGGACCATTGCTGGtagtggcggcggcaacacGGAATACCTCAACTTTTCTAATCAAGAAGCCAAAGCT CCTCCCAGATATGTCCCTGCAGTGGGCGTCCATGGTTTCTGGTTCAGAGGTCGTTACTTTAGACTCCAGCGAAAGCTGCAGAACGTCTTCGATGGCGAGGCGAACTACGGGACGTTcagaaaggaggaggatctCATCGTGTCGTGCTTCGGCCGGAGCCCAGCCCCCATCAAACAGTTACTTTTGTTTGTTAAGGAATTCTACTACCAGGACCACTACGCCCGCACAACGATCAAACGCCCGAGCCCCGCACCGATGCGCCGGTACGGGGGGCGCTACAACTGGAGTCAGGTTGCCAACCGCCCCGTCCGACCCATGAGGACCGTCGTTCTCGATCCGAAGCAAAAGGGCCAGGTACTTGCTGACATGAATGAGTATCTTCATCCGGCGACCCCCCGCTGGTACGCTAACCGTGGTATCCCACTGCGTCGTGGGTATCTCTTTTATGGACCACCTGGGACCGGCAAGACCTCGCTGTCGTTCGCGTTAGCCGGCGTCTTCGGTCTTGACATCTTTGTCATCTCCCTGCTTGAGCCGACATTGACAGAGGAAGACCTTGGGACTCTATTCAACTCACTGCCCCGTCGTTGCgtggtgctgctggaggaTATCGACACGGCAGGCCTGAGCCGTGCGGATGAGGAGCCCGAAGCCGCTCCATCGGACGGCAAAGACAGCGCAAAGTCCGACGGCGACAAAGAAGAGCGGGGCAAGAAGACGAACAAAGACGACTGGAAGGTGTCTGACCTCGCGCGTGCcctgaagaaggaggccaaggacgaTAAAAAGGGTATCTCGTTGTCCGGACTCTTGAACGCTATCGACGGTGTGGCTTCGCAAGAGGGCCGCATTCTGGTCATGACAACAAATAAGCCCGAGTCTCTAGACGAGGCGTTGATCAGACCCGGCCGTGTCGACCTGCAGGTAGGCTTCACCAACGCGACCCCTGCGCAAGCAACAGAGCTCTTCCAGCGCATGTATGAGGCAGATGGTGCCTCTCCGGCCAAGCGCATCGACGGGCATGTCGCTCCGCCCATCACCGTGAACGACGGCACGTCttccacgtcgtcgtcgtcgttcttGTCTGCCTCGACTGCCTCACCCACCAAGTCGTTCTATGCCGACAAGCCCTTGTCCGCGGAGCTTgctgccgaggccgagaagaaacATCAGTTCGACAGCGAGGAGCTCAGACGGATCGCCGCCGAGTTTGGCGCCCTGATCCCGGATGGACTGTTCAGCCCAGCCGAGATCCAGGGTTTTTTGCTCAAACGAAAGAAGGACCCTAGACGCGCGCTGAAGGAAACGGCTGAGTGGGTTGAGGGAATGCGACTGCAGAAGGAGAATCGGACCAAGGTGCTTAAGGTACAGTGA
- a CDS encoding Peptidase M16 inactive domain-containing protein, protein MSPEEQRKPRFRKVQSFKTDYAPCQISQYVSERSGMQVIVADRKGPKTNGYFTLATEIFDDSGAPHTLEHLVFMGSKNYRYKGLLDKLASRAYSGTNAWTAVDHTAYTLESAGWEGFSQILPVYLEHVILPVLTDEACVTEVHHIDGEGNDAGVVYSEMQAVQFKSAEIMDLRARRLLYPENVGFRYETGGMTEALRVLTPDRIRQFHRDMYQPRNLAVVIIGEADHSNLLQILDEFEESIKDDLPPLDSPFKRPWIDSAQPPALNETIITTAEFPEEDESVGEITIAFFGPSCTDIIETSALNVLLTYLCGSSVSILENVIVEKEELASSVSYWWDARPNSVIWFQPTGVETEKLEFVEKRVIDLLKEVASKPLDMEYLTSCIHRERLQVKFQAEESEGFYSNNIITDYLFGKRDGSTLRDLESLSEYEELEKWTDAQWRDFLCKWLSNAPHVSILGKPSQKLAKKQKEDEEARLAWRKEELGPEGLSNLKKRLDAAKAKNDEPIPASVIDQWPVPGTESIHFIESETARSGKAKALGLCNNTAQKVVDDAKQGHDPLFIQFESVPTNFVHLTVYLGTSQVPIELKPLLPIFNDNFFNTPIMRDGQKVGFEQVVMELEQDTISYGLRSTRDYGDPDGVMVQFQIEPSKYSTAINWIRTMMFDSVFDIQRLKAGVQKHLADIPELKRDGRSMAAEVDMSIHMKKESYSVAKRALVRAVYLRRLKKLIASDPDKVLSWFEQLRTSLFTSNNVRVLVTADVARLPEPVAAWDLLSTNLKGSDELIPIIKPHTLLTEEGQKPGTVGAVIVPMTTADSSYGISTAKGITSFEDPRLPAIMVAIGYLETTEGPLWNSVRGQGLAYGSYFGRELDTGTIQYKVYRSPDVSKAFAASRETIRKIAEGEAEIDRHLKEGAISQVVVQFADEQSTMASAAAQNFMLGVVRSLPLDWHKKIMRDVRDVTNQQIKTVLKELIMPLFEPGKNNIVVTCAPILQENIEKSFKEMGYKTDVQQLAHFHDDYGLKGEDDEEEIEDDEDEEDEEDEDDSEGDDFSDEDSD, encoded by the exons ATGTCGCCCGAAGAGCAGCGCAAACCGCGATTCCGCAAGGTGCAGAGCTTCAAGACGGACTACGCCCCGTGTCAGATTAGCCAGTATGTCTCCGAGAGGAGCGGCATGCAGGTGATCGTGGCCGATCGCAAGGGTCCCAAGACCAACGGCTACTTCACCCTCGCAACCGAGATCTTTGATGACTCCGGCGCTCCTCACACCCTCGAGCATTTAGTCTTCATGGGCTCCAAAAACTACCGCTACAAGGGGCTCCTCGACAAGCTGGCCTCCCGAGCCTATTCCGGCACAAATGCCTGGACGGCGGTGGACCACACTGCCTACACGCTCGAAAGCGCCGGCTGGGAAGGCTTTTCTCAAATTTTGCCCGTGTATCTCGAACACGTCATCTTGCCTGTTCTCACCGACGAGGCGTGCGTGACTGAGGTGCACCAtatcgacggcgagggcaacGATGCCGGTGTTGTGTACTCGGAGATGCAAGCCGTTCAATTCAAGAGCGCCGAGATCATGGAccttcgagctcgtcgcTTACTTTACCCAGAGAACGTGGGCTTCCGCTACGAGACCGGCGGCATGACCGAGGCGTTGCGCGTCCTGACACCCGACCGCATTCGACAGTTCCATCGGGACATGTACCAGCCCCGCAACCTTGCGGTAGTAATCATCGGCGAAGCGGACCACAGCAACCTGCTGCAGATTCTCGACGAGTTTGAGGAGAGCATCAAGGACGACTTACCGCCCTTGGACTCCCCCTTCAAGAG ACCTTGGATCGACTCAGCACAGCCACCTGCGCTCAATGAAACAATCATCACGACGGCCGAGTTCCCTGAGGAGGACGAATCCGTCGGCGAGATTACCATAGCCTTCTTCGGACCCAGCTGCACCGATATCATCGAAACATCTGCTCTCAACGTGCTGCTGACATATCTATGCGGTTCGTCTGTCTCGATCCTCGAGAACGTCATCGTGGAGAAGGAAGAGCTCGCCAGCTCAGTCTCATACTGGTGGGATGCCAGGCCCAACTCTGTCATCTGGTTCCAGCCGACTGGTGTTGAGACAGAGAAGTTGGAGTTTGTTGAGAAAAGAGTGATTGACCTCCTGAAAGAGGTTGCATCGAAGCCGTTGGACATGGAGTATCTCACCTCCTGCATCCACCGAGAACGTTTGCAAGTCAAGTTCCAGGCCGAGGAGTCGGAGGGCTTCTACTCCAACAACATCATTACGGACTATCTTTTCGGCAAACGTGATGGCTCCACTCTCAGGGATTTGGAGTCTCTGTCAGAGTACGAAGAGCTCGAGAAGTGGACGGATGCTCAGTGGAGAGACTTTCTCTGCAAGTGGCTTTCTAACGCTCCCCACGTCTCCATCCTTGGCAAGCCATCCCAGAAGCTTGCCAAAAAGCAGaaagaggatgaagaggcaAGACTGGCATGGAGAAAGGAAGAGCTCGGCCCCGAAGGTCTGAGCAATCTCAAGAAGCGCCTCGACGctgccaaggccaagaatGACGAGCCCATTCCCGCCTCAGTGATCGACCAGTGGCCCGTTCCGGGCACCGAATCGATTCACTTCATCGAGTCGGAGACAGCGCGGTCCGGAAAAGCCAAGGCTCTCGGTCTCTGCAACAACACGGCGCagaaggtcgtcgacgacgccaagcAGGGACACGACCCCCTCTTTATTCAGTTCGAGAGCGTGCCGACAAATTTCGTTCATCTGACTGTTTATCTCGGCACTTCACAGGTGCCGATCGAGCTGAAGCCTCTGCTTCCCATCTTCAACGACAACTTCTTCAACACCCCGATCATGCGCGACGGACAAAAGGTCGGTTTCGAGCAGGTCGTCATGGAGCTGGAACAGGACACCATCAGCTATGGTCTGCGCTCTACAAGAGACTACGGTGACCCTGACGGCGTCATGGTCCAGTTCCAGATTGAGCCTTCGAAGTACTCCACCGCCATCAACTGGATTCGAACAATGATGTTCGACAGCGTCTTTGACATCCAGCGcctcaaggccggcgtccaGAAGCACCTGGCCGATATTCCTGAGCTCAAGCGTGATGGTAGATCCATGGCTGCAGAGGTCGACATGTCTATTCACATGAAGAAAGAATCCTACTCTGTCGCGAAGCGGGCGCTGGTCAGGGCTGTCTACCTGCGTCGCCTCAAGAAGCTCATTGCTTCCGACCCCGACAAAGTTTTGTCATGGTTCGAGCAGTTGCGCACATCGCTCTTCACCTCGAACAACGTGCGTGTTCTGGTTACGGCCGACGTAGCGCGCCTTCCCGAAcccgtcgccgcctgggACCTCCTCAGCACTAATCTCAAGGGATCTGACGAGCTAATCCCCATCATCAAACCGCACACGCTTCTTACGGAGGAGGGACAGAAGCCCGGCACTGTCGgtgccgtcatcgtcccCATGACCACAGCAGACAGCTCCTACGGCATCAGCACCGCCAAGGGCATTACGTCTTTTGAGGACCCGCGTCTGCCCGCCATCATGGTGGCGATTGGGTACCTCGAGACGACCGAAGGCCCCCTTTGGAACTCTGTCCGCGGCCAGGGTCTGGCCTACGGCTCGTACTTTGGCCGAGAGCTCGATACAGGCACGATTCAATACAAGGTGTACCGCTCGCCAGACGTGAGCAAAGCATTTGCGGCGTCGCGCGAGACGATTCGCAAAATTGCTGAGGGTGAGGCCGAAATTGACCGCCATCTGAAGGAAGGCGCTATCAGTCAGGTCGTTGTCCAGTTCGCCGATGAGCAgtcgacgatggcgtcggcggcggcccagaACTTCATGCTCGGCGTTGTTCGCAGTCTGCCGCTTGACTGGCACAAAAAGATCATGCGAGACGTTCGCGACGTGACCAACCAGCAGATCAAGACGGTGCTGAAGGAGCTTATTATGCCGCTTTTTGAGCCAGGCAAGAACAATATTGTCGTTACATGTGCTCCAATTCTGCAAGAG AACATTGAAAAGTCTTTCAAGGAGATGGGTTACAAGACGGATGTGCAGCAGCTCGCTCATTTCCACGATGATTATGGCCTGAAGGGcgaagatgacgaagaggagattgaagacgacgaggacgaagaggacgaagaggacgaggacgacagcgAGGGCGACGATTTCAGTGACGAAGACTCGGATTAA
- a CDS encoding Is centromere binding protein at prophase, translating to MAVEKGSHVPAHVGEAIVAFALEGHFPDEQLSSLPLSSSDLSPAIEALERVKGDLESEIHKINEETKGDVSSWVNNARTLQEDILRSKRLADDIVRQSEAPQVSGKATQDAEEHAQFLEKEVLYTQQLHEVLRGIQQVNELLGEVEQAMNERRIVDSLRWLEKSWAELDAVPVNKKACRVMRLLDLRAFELKSHVHDVFDHVWASLVHTDLEIGSLAIYAKRDGEQMTLSEAIIGLQAYKEVEDRMSRLWHDVDKAIVSPRMDVEASSLPSIRADENVVDLHGEAGRSIDELLTDLQKLVEFMARRLTPDLLMFFSPIMMSDVVPRLIQVWLDAAVPSTLKDLDQFQAVTQSARGFCEVLEANGFTGFTELKEWVGSAPSIWLAKCRETALDSVRVKLSNGLGVPRQVERIEKQMVSRSEGKQLTANGVAGTTTDDDWGAAWGVDDVEESADATDTTQTTQEEDDGADAWGWDDNDDTAESKEELKAQEPQEPAVEDDDDDAADAWGWGDDDATELQPELKPQVSKTQAKKQKTTPVEHAESREMVLKETYHISSMPEPVLELILAILEDGAALTQPEYESSPVAAAAPGLFSLPTFALAMFRAVSPHYYSLDIGGNMFLYNDAMYLSEKLADLASTWKAREDLTTRAQNMLRIDNDIKSLRNFATRAYTNELGVQKTVLRDLLGGDQSLMQQDELDSCVDSAVARVRSLAVTWEAILARSVWYQAVGSLADAISFKIIGDVMDASSIGQDDAYRIAQLIAKITELDDLFPPSRSTAQGQQHGADGVPTTAQYAATWLRLKYLSEVLQSNLNEVKYLWHDGELSLYFSADEVVDLIEASFDANPRMKETIRSIRENPNPVYG from the exons ATGGCTGTTGAGAAAGGTTCGCATGTTCCTGCGCATGTCGGAGAGGCTATAGTCGCCTTCGCGCTCGAAGGACACTTCCCCGACGAGCAACTGTCTTCGCTACCGCTATCCTCTTCCGACCTATCGCCTGCGATCGAAGCACTAGAGAGGGTGAAGGGGGACTTGGAG TCCGAAATCCATAAGATCAATGAGGAAACCAAGGGCGATGTCAGCTCCTGGGTGAACAACGCCAGAACGCTTCAGGAAGACATCCTGCGGTCCAAGAGGCTGGCCGACGATATTGTGCGACAATCAGAGGCTCCGCAGGTTTCGGGAAAAGCTACACAGGATGCCGAGGAACACGCCCAATTTCTGGAGAAAGAGGTGCTCTACACTCAACAGCTGCACGAGGTGCTCAGAGGGATACAACAAGTAAATGAGCTTCTGGGTGAAGTCGAGCAGGCAATGAACGAGCGGCGCATCGTCGACTCTCTTCGATGGCTGGAAA AATCATGGGCGGAGCTCGACGCAGTGCCCGTCAACAAGAAAGCCTGTCGAGTTATGAGACTGTTGGATCTACGAGCGTTCGAGCTCAAGTCGCACGTTCACGATGTTTTCGACCATGTTTGGGCGTCACTCGTTCACACAGACCTGGAAATCGGATCTCTTGCCATATACGCTAAACGAGATG GCGAACAAATGACCCTTTCGGAGGCCATCATCGGTCTTCAAGCATACAAGGAAGTCGAAGATCGGATGTCGCGGCTTTGGCATGATGTTGATAAGGCCATTGTTTCTCCCAGAATGGACGTCGAGGCTTCATCACTACCGTCCATTCGTGCTGACGAG AACGTAGTCGATCTGCATGGAGAAGCCGGCAGGTCAATAGACGAACTGTTGACAGACCTCCAGAAACTGGTCGAATTTATGGCCAGGAGACTGACCCCCGATCTATTGATGTTTTTTAGCCCTATTATGATGAGCGATGTGGTACCAAGGCTCATTCAAGTGTGGCTGGATGCTGCAGTGCCTTCGACGCTGAAAGACCTTGACCAGTTCCAAGCCGTCACCCAGTCCGCTCGGGGTTTCTGCGAAGTGCTCGAGGCCAACGGGTTTACAGGGTTTACGGAACTCAAGGAGTGGGTCGGCAGTGCCCCATCAATATGGCTTGCCAAGTGCAGGGAGACGGCTCTCGACTCTGTCAGAGTCAAGTTGTCGAACG GCCTTGGTGTCCCAAGACAGGTCGAAAGGATCGAAAAGCAGATGGTGTCGCGGTCTGAAGGCAAGCAGTTGACGGCAAACGGTGTCGCTGGCACCACAACCGATGATGACTGGGGTGCTGCGTGGGGAGTCGATGACGTGGAGGAGAGTGCCGATGCTACGGACACAACGCAAACCACtcaggaggaggacgatggtGCAGATGCTTGGGGCTgggacgacaacgacgacacggCGGAGAGTAAAGAAGAACTTAAAGCGCAGGAGCCGCAGGAACCAGCAGttgaggacgatgacgacgatgcggcTGATGCCTGGGGATggggagacgacgacgcgacGGAGCTGCAGCCCGAACTCAAGCCTCAAGTCTCAAAGACCcaggccaagaagcagaaAACGACGCCCGTCGAGCACGCCGAGAGCAGGGAAATGGTTCTCAAAGAAACGTACCACATATCCTCTATGCCGGAGCCAGTACTAGAGCTTATCCTGGCCATCTTAGAGGACGGCGCAGCTCTCACACAGCCTGA ATACGAGAGCAGCCCCGTGGCAGCCGCGGCTCCGGGTCTCTTTAGTTTGCCGACCTTTGCACTGGCCATGTTTCGAGCAGTGTCGCCGCACTACTACTCACTAGATATTGGCGGGAACAT GTTTCTCTACAACGATGCCATGTACCTGTCTGAAAAGCTCGCCGACCTGGCGTCAACGTGGAAGGCGCGCGAGGACCTGACGACTCGCGCCCAGAACATGCTGCGCATCGACAACGACATCAAGAGCCTACGGAACTTTGCAACGCGCGCATACACTAACGAGCTGGGGGTGCAGAAAACGGTCCTTCGAGACCTGCTGGGAG GCGATCAGAGTCTAATGCAACAGGACGAACTGGATAGCTGCGTGGACTCGGCAGTGGCGCGAGTCCGATCCCTGGCGGTGACATGGGAAGCAATTCTGGCACGTTCTGTGTGGTATCAGGCGGTGGGgtccctcgccgacgccatctcATTCAAAATCATTGGCGATGTGATGGACGCATCGTCTATTGGCCAGGACGATGCCTACAGAATAGCGCAGCTCATTGCAAAGATCACAGAGCTAGACGACCTCTTCCCTCCGTCGCGGTCGACAGCTCAGGGGCAGCAGCACGGGGCGGACGGGGttccgacgacggcgcagtACGCGGCCACGTGGCTCCGGCTCAAGTACCTGAGCGAGGTGCTTCAGTCCAACCTCAACGAGGTCAAGTACCTTTGGCACGACGGCGAGCTAAGCCTGTACTTTTCGGCGGATGAGGTGGTGGACCTTATCGAGGCTAGCTTCGACGCCAACCCGCGGATGAAGGAGACCATCCGGTCCATTAGGGAGAATCCAAACCCCGTGTACGGCTGA
- a CDS encoding Phosphoinositide phospholipase C, producing the protein MSSTSTQNIPTPSTLFNPAMTPQTAHVRRTRPSHVQTILPSNTQHQQHPPTIPASAISASSVASNSQQGSPIMSPETAVMTSNSSLQASPEHRGRELLDDQFPTGPFQLPESVISRKTSDNSLGQTLVGSPSAMSEAVSKSGNLMRRLSNKTRAWKNRRRTSSAAPNSRDGSVGPGILRRRSDSNTTAPPDFAAYSESDDDFIDDIEDLRSLIGGLDGALRESSSNSTTASLAGSTSPSNTTAGPVIPFQLLKGTWIRKVSKKNWKKRFILVLEPDAAKISWDKNRPHKCLYIDDIKEVRTGSDIRQYRIDHGVPETEESRWFSIMYSVPDKSKTKMMHLVADDASTFSNWVTTLGAISKHRQDLMASLMAFNDRAIRDYWLHEMTKQGGEKPLSLDDGDIDFEGVQRVCRNLHIHASPSQLRAKFHAADVTDTGRLNFFEFQTFVGYMKRRDDIRHIYHQIAANPDMGLTVKEFLDFLRNVQGENIDADLAPWEALYSKFARKFKSRDADAVQTDGPKMGDAAFAAFLTSTYNLPVHKEPKEYTLDRPLNEYFVSSSHNTYLMGRQVAGLSSVEGYISALARGCRCVEVDCWDGPDGQPTVNHGRTLTTSISFQETMTTINKYAFVKTKYPLWISLEVHCNPQQQAEMARIIKETFGARLVTVPLDSSDKLPSPEQLKERVLIKVKRPQPTPEPKPAETTGRRRGNSLTSPYPKPVQLDNSIIPSQSLPQSPILSPSHSSRRLVSKSRVNTITEGEVQDALSSSTSDNDSAGERIPPRRSSNKTVKVLGDLGVYCAGVKFGGFDAPDAKAYNHIFSFMESSFMRNSKSKEERRAIERHNMRYLMRVYPDRTRITSNNFNPVTYWRKGVQMAALNWQTFDLGMQLNQAMYESGTDKSGYVLKPIELREIKVMPQEWSGFREREEVTFSIDVISAQQLMRPNGMPNNKTVDPYVEVEVFHSSDKREKRDVDPTEAPSTDSPLKFRTRVIPENGFNPIFDGKFTFKVTTKFPELIFVRWSVKLSHNGESYNDRPPVATHTAKLNGLKRGYRTLPLFDHNGEQYLFSTLFCRINIDNVQTVLIKHDEASETTGATKPRGVGRVFNTFGTRSNNISPKSSMDKSSYEG; encoded by the coding sequence ATGTCCTCCACTTCTACTCAGAACATACCGACACCCTCAACCCTTTTCAATCCTGCCATGACACCTCAGACGGCTCATGTAAGGCGCACACGCCCGAGCCATGTCCAGACTATTCTCCCCTCCAACACGCAACACCAACAGCACCCACCTACTATACCCGCCTCTGCAATAAGCGCCTCCTCGGTGGCTTCAAACTCACAACAGGGCTCGCCCATCATGTCCCCTGAGACCGCCGTCATGACATCCAACAGCTCGCTTCAGGCATCCCCTGAGCATCGAGGCCgtgagctcctcgacgaccaGTTCCCCACCGGCCCCTTCCAGCTGCCAGAGTCGGTCATCTCGAGGAAAACGAGTGACAATTCACTTGGTCAGACCCTCGTCGGCAGTCCCAGCGCAATGTCCGAGGCCGTGAGCAAAAGCGGCAATCTCATGAGGCGTCTGTCGAACAAGACTAGGGCCTGGAAGAACCGTCGCAGGacgtcctccgccgcccctAACAGCCGTGACGGCAGCGTGGGCCCCGGCATCCTCCGTCGGAGGAGTGACAGCAACACCACGGCTCCGCCCGACTTTGCCGCGTATAGCGAGTCGGACGACGATTTCATTGATGATATCGAAGATCTGCGGTCCTTGattggcggcctcgacggggCTCTCCGAGAATCCTCATCGAATAGCACAACTGCCTCACTCGCCGGCTCCACCTCCCCTTCCAACACCACTGCCGGCCCCGTCATACCCTTTCAGTTGCTCAAGGGCACCTGGATTAGGAAGGTCTCGAAGAAGAACTGGAAGAAGCGTTTTATCCTGGTTCTTGAGCCTGACGCGGCCAAGATCTCGTGGGACAAGAACCGACCCCACAAGTGCCTTTACATTGACGACATCAAGGAGGTCAGGACTGGCTCCGATATACGGCAGTATCGGATCGACCACGGCGTGCCCGAGACCGAAGAGTCCAGGTGGTTCTCCATCATGTACTCGGTGCCCGATAAGTCCAAGACAAAGATGATGCACCtcgtggccgacgacgcaagCACCTTCTCCAATTGGGTCACCACACTCGGGGCTATCTCCAAGCATCGACAGGACCTGATGgcctccttgatggcgtTCAACGACCGAGCGATCCGCGATTATTGGCTTCATGAGATGACCAAACAAGGCGGTGAGAAGCCACTctccctcgacgacggcgacatcgaCTTTGAAGGGGTTCAGCGGGTCTGCCGGAACCTCCACATCCATGCGTCGCCCAGTCAGCTCCGCGCTAAGTTCCACGCGGCTGACGTTACTGACACCGGCCGCCTGAACTTCTTCGAGTTCCAGACTTTTGTGGGCTACATGAAGCGTCGTGACGACATCCGTCATATCTACCACCAGATCGCTGCGAATCCGGACATGGGCCTCACCGTTAAGGAGTTTCTGGACTTCTTGCGCAACGTCCAAGGGGAGAacatcgacgccgaccttGCCCCCTGGGAGGCCCTGTACAGCAAATTTGCCCGCAAGTTTAAGTCAAGAGATGCGGACGCGGTCCAGACCGACGGCCCGAAGATGGGCGACGCAGCTTTTGCGGCATTCCTGACATCGACTTACAACCTGCCCGTGCACAAGGAGCCCAAGGAGTACACACTCGACCGACCACTGAACGAGTACTTCGTTTCCAGCTCGCACAACACCTACCTGATGGGCCGTCAAGTTGCCGGCCTTTCCAGCGTCGAGGGCTACATCTCGGCGCTCGCCCGTGGTTGCCGCTGTGTCGAGGTGGACTGCTGGGATGGTCCCGACGGTCAACCAACCGTCAACCACGGCCGGACCCTCACCACTTCCATCAGTTTCCAGGAAACTATGACGACGATCAACAAGTACGCCTTTGTCAAGACCAAGTACCCCCTGTGGATTTCCCTTGAGGTACACTGCAACCCTCAGCAGCAGGCTGAGATGGCTCGCATCATCAAGGAGACCTTCGGTGCGCGTCTCGTCACCGTACCGCTCGACTCGTCCGACAAGCTTCCCTCGCCCGAGCAGCTCAAGGAGCGAGTCCTGATCAAGGTCAAGCGCCCGCAGCCCACTCCGGAGCCCAAGCCAGCAGAGACAaccggccgccgtcgcggcaATAGCCTAACGTCGCCGTACCCAAAACCGGTCCAACTCGACAACAGCATCATCCCGTCTCAGTCCCTGCCTCAGAGCCCCATCTTGAGCCCCAGCCATTCCTCCCGCCGGCTCGTAAGCAAGAGCCgcgtcaacaccatcacCGAGGGAGAGGTGCAGGACGCActgagcagcagcacgagTGATAACGACAGCGCCGGTGAGCGGATCCCCCCTAGACGGTCGTCAAACAAGACAGTCAAGGTTCTGGGAGACCTGGGCGTGTATTGTGCCGGAGTCAAGTTTGGCGGGTTCGACGCCCCCGACGCAAAGGCGTACAACCACATCTTTTCGTTCATGGAATCGAGTTTCATGAGGAACAGCAAGTCCAAGGAGGAGCGGAGGGCCATCGAACGCCACAACATGCGGTACCTCATGCGGGTTTACCCCGATCGCACCCGAATCACCTCGAACAACTTCAACCCCGTCACTTATTGGCGTAAGGGCGTGCAGATGGCGGCTCTCAACTGGCAGACGTTCGACCTAGGAATGCAGCTCAACCAGGCCATGTACGAGAGTGGCACCGACAAGTCCGGATACGTGCTCAAGCCCATTGAGCTTCGCGAGATCAAGGTGATGCCTCAAGAATGGTCCGGCTTCAGGGAACGTGAGGAGGTTACCTTTAGTATCGACGTCATCTCGGCTCAGCAACTCATGCGAcccaacggcatgcccaaTAACAAGACGGTCGACCCATACGTGGAGGTCGAGGTATTCCACTCCAGCGacaagagggagaagagggatgTGGACCCCACTGAGGCCCCCTCCACCGACTCACCGCTCAAGTTCCGGACGCGCGTCATCCCGGAGAATGGCTTCAACCCGATTTTCGATGGCAAGTTCACCTTTAAGGTGACCACCAAGTTCCCCGAGCTCATCTTTGTTCGCTGGTCGGTCAAGCTCTCCCATAATGGCGAGAGTTACAACGACCGTCCACCCGTTGCCACGCACACCGCCAAGCTCAACGGCCTCAAGCGCGGTTACCGCACGCTTCCCCTCTTCGACCACAACGGCGAGCAATACCTCTTTTCAACCCTCTTCTGCCGCATCAACATCGACAATGTCCAGACTGTCTTGATCAAGCACGATGAGGCGTCAGAGACAACCGGCGCCACCAAACCTCGCGGGGTCGGACGTGTCTTCAACACGTTCGGCACGCGCTCCAACAACATTAGCCCCAAGTCCAGCATGGACAAGTCGAGCTACGAAGGCTAG